Sequence from the uncultured Flavobacterium sp. genome:
TATCGGAATTATTACTGACGGAGACATCCGAAGAATGCTAAATGACGTAGATACTATTGCAGACTTAACAGCAAAAGATATTATGTCGAAAAACCCTAAGTTTGTATCTTCAGAAACTATGGCGGTTGACGCCTTGAATATTTTAGAAGATTTTTCAATAACACAACTGATTGTCTCAGACAACGGCGAGTACAAAGGAGTATTACATTTACATGACATTTTAAAAGAAGGAATCGTATAATGGCAAAAAAAAACCTTGGCGAGATGTCATTTTTAGACCATCTTGAAGAATTAAGATGGTTATTAGTTAGGAGTACAATTGCAATTTGCATCATGGCATTTTTCACTTATTTTATTAGTGATTATCTATTTGATCAAATTATTTTAGGTCCAATAAGACCAACATTTTTTACTTATCGCTGGTTTTGTGATTTATCACATCAATTAGGATTTGCTGACAGTATTTGTATTACTGAACTGAATTTTATTATTCAGAATACAGAAATGGAAGGTCAGGTAAACATATTCGTCTGGATGTGTCTTTTGGCCGGATTCATTTTAAGTTTTCCTTATATTTTATGGGAAATCTGGAAATTTATCAGCCCGGCATTATATGAGAAAGAGCGTAAAAATGCAAAAGTATTTATCTTCGTTTCCTCTTTACTTTTCTTCTTAGGAGTATTATTTGGTTATTATGTTGTAATTCCAATGTCGGTAAATTTCGTTGCCACTTTCTCTGTGAGTGATGTTGTAAAAAACCAATTTACACTTGACTCTTATATGGGAATGGTAAAAACAAGTATTCTTGGAAGTGCTGTGTTTTTTGAATTACCAATTGCAATTTATTTCTTAACTAAATTAGGATTAGTAACGCCTCTTTTCTTAAGAAAATATTGGAAATATGCCGTAGTAATCATCTTGGTTATCGCTGCAATCGTAACTCCTCCAGATGTAGTAAGTCAAACTATTGTAGCAATACCAATGTTACTTATCTACGAAGTGAGTATTCTGATTTCGAAGGTTGTTTATAGAAATAAAATGAAAGAAAATGTCTGATATCATACAAGAATTTAACGACTACCGTTCTAAAATGAACGAAAAATTATTAGCTGACAATAACAAAATTGTTAAGCGAATTTTTAATCTTGACACGAATGCATATGCTCCCGGAGCGCTTGATGTAAAGACAAAAGAACTTTTAGGATTAGTAGCTTCGGCGGTTTTACGTTGTGATGATTGTGTAAAATATCACTTAGAAACCAGCCATA
This genomic interval carries:
- the tatC gene encoding twin-arginine translocase subunit TatC, whose translation is MAKKNLGEMSFLDHLEELRWLLVRSTIAICIMAFFTYFISDYLFDQIILGPIRPTFFTYRWFCDLSHQLGFADSICITELNFIIQNTEMEGQVNIFVWMCLLAGFILSFPYILWEIWKFISPALYEKERKNAKVFIFVSSLLFFLGVLFGYYVVIPMSVNFVATFSVSDVVKNQFTLDSYMGMVKTSILGSAVFFELPIAIYFLTKLGLVTPLFLRKYWKYAVVIILVIAAIVTPPDVVSQTIVAIPMLLIYEVSILISKVVYRNKMKENV
- a CDS encoding carboxymuconolactone decarboxylase family protein, encoding MSDIIQEFNDYRSKMNEKLLADNNKIVKRIFNLDTNAYAPGALDVKTKELLGLVASAVLRCDDCVKYHLETSHKEGVTKEEMMEAMGIATLVGGTIVIPHLRRAYEFWEALEEEAAN